From the genome of Longispora fulva:
CACCGAGTCAGGTACCAGCCGTTGGTGGTGACCGACACGGCCGCGTGCCCGCCCTCGCGGATGGTGCGGGTCAGGCCCGGCAGGTCGCGCAGCAGCAGTGGTTCCCCGCCGGAGATGTCCACGCCCAGTACCTCAGAGCGGGCCAGGACATCGGCGACGGCCGCGCGGCCGTGCTTGTCGAGTTCCGGGACGGTGGTGTCGTCCAGGCAGTGCGGGCAGTGCAGGTTGCACCGCACGATCGGCGACCAGCACACGCTCATCGGCATCAGCCGTACCACCAGGTCGGGGGTGGCGAGCGGCCAGCCGGCCACCTCCGCGTCCTCCAGGTCTACCCGCCCGTCGGGCACGGTCCCCGGGGCGAAGTGGGTCTGCGCGGTGGCCGGGTCGTGTACGAGACCTCCGGCCGCGCCGAACACACGTCTGGTCATCGCAGGTCCTCCGTCTCTGTGAGCAGCCGCGCCCCGGTGGCGGCGAACTCGCCCGCCTTACCGGTCGGGGCGGGCAGGGTGAGCAGGTGCCGGTAGTGGGCGATGCGGGCGGCGGCGGTGGCGAACTTGGCCTGCCACGCCGCGTCGGCGTCCGGCGGGTCGATGTGCCAGCCCCGCGCCTGGCGCAGCGGGACGATCTTGCAGCCGGCGGCGGCCAGGGCCGCGCCCAGGTGGGTGTCCTCCGAGCCCCACCCGTCGGGCCCGAAGCCCGGGTCGAAGCCGCCGACGTCGGCGACCTTCGCGCGGGGTACTGCGACCAGGGCGGTGACCAGCATCCGGGGCAGGTCCCAGTCGAAGTAGGCGCGGCCGTTGCCGAGGTCGCGGAAGTCATCGGTGTCGTCCAGCGGGTGGCCGACGAGCGGAGCGGTGTAGACCTGCCCGGAGTAGAACATGGGCTTACCGACCGGCGGTTTCCAGAGCACCCGGTGGTCGGCGGCCAGGTCCGGTTCCAGGCCCGGCACGATGGGCGTGTCGTCGCGGCCCCGGCTGTATGGCACGTTCTGCCGGAAGCCCACCAACACCAGTTCGGGGTGTGCGCGCACGGCCATGTCGGTGAGCACGTGCGGGGCGATGACCATGTCGGCGTCGAGGTAGATCACGGTGGGCCAGGTCGCCAGGAACGTGCCCAGGTTGCGGGCGGCGGCCGGTCCCCGCTTCTGCGGGAAGCGCATGACCCGGTCAACGGCGCGGTGCTTGGCTGCGATGCGGCCGGTGTCGTCGGTGGAGGCGTCATCGACCACGATCACCTCCACCCGGGTCTGGAGGTGGCGGCGGGCGTCGAGGGCGTCGAGGACGGCCGGGAGGCTGTAGTCATTGTTGTGGGCGGGGATCACCACCGACACCCCCGTGCCTTCGCCGGCCTCCGGCGGGGTCGGGGTGTGCCAACCCAGGCGGGTGCGCGCGGTGAACGCGGTGGTGTGGGGCCGATGGTCGTTGTCGCGGCCGGCGAGCACGTCGGCGAGGCTGGTCACGGCCACCCCCAGCCGTCGAGGACGGCGGCGGCCTGTGGCCAGCCATGGGCATGGTCGTGCACCCAGTGCAGCTGGGGCCGGGCTGGATGGGCGAGCAAGTCGGCCAGCAGCACCAGGTACAGCGGTTCGGCGATGACCAGCCACTCGGTCACCGGCGCCCCCGACTCCTCCGCCGCCAGTTGCTCGCGGACCAGGGGTCGCAGCTGTACCGCACGGTCGGCGTCGAGGGGCCGGTCGTACGGCAGCAGGAGTTCGTCCGCGCCGATCAGGCCGTGTTCGGCCGACAGGATCCGCACCCGCGACCGCAGCGCCGGTTGTCCGCCGAGCCGGGCGCGCAGCGGTGGGACGGCTCCGCCCTGGTAGAGGTCGAGCGCCGGCACGGGGTGCGTGGTGAACGTCTTCTCCGCCGAGCAGGCCACGATGCAGCGGCGGCCGGCGAGGTGTCCGAGCGAGGTCACGCCGCCCTCACCACCCGCAGCCCGATCCCTTCGGAGCACAGCTCCGAAGGGGCGGCGTTGAGGAACGTGGTGCGCGCATACAGCGGACGGGACGCGAACGACCCGCCGCGGACCTGGTGCCCGCCGCCCGGCACAGCGCTGGCCGTCCATTCCCAGACCAGCCCGGCCATGTCCAGAAGACCCAGCGGGGTGGCCCCGTCGGGGTGGGCGGCCACCGGACCGGGCACGTCCAACGGGAGGTCCCCGCCGGACAGGCGGGCGTGCCGGCTGGTCCAGTCCCGCTCTCCCCAGGGCCAGGGCCGGCGCCTCGGCCCGGAGGCGGCCCATTCCCACTCGGTGACCTTCGCCAGCCGGCCGCCGAGGGCTGTGGCGAGGGCGGCGGCGGAGGCGTGCGACAGGCCGGTGACCGGCCAGTCCGGCTCCCCGACGCCGCCGATCTGCGCGTTGGTGACCGGCGTCGCCGTCCACCACAGGTCAGCGACCGGGCGGGGGGTGGCGTTGTCGCCGTAGAGGCAGACCCCGCCGGGTACGCGGATCCAGCGCAGCGGCGAGCCGAGCGCGGTTTCTGTGATCATCTCCGGCCTCATCCGTCGATCAGGAACAGGTCTTCGATCAGCGCGTGCGCTGGCGGGCGGATGCGGCTCTTGCGCGCGTTGGCCGCGAGCCCCACGGCGGCGAGGGCCGCTGTGACCTGCTCGAACGCGGCCACCGCCGCCGGCTCGTCAACGCTGAACACCGCGTAGTTGTCGGCGAACCGCACCACCCGAAGCCCCGCCAGCTGCTCATCGACCCGGGACAGGCGCAGGTGGAACACCACCGGCCACACCCCCGATCCCGGCATCAGCGGTGACGGCAGCCCGGTCAGGGCGGTGCGGAACCGGTCCAGGAACGCCCCGTCGGCAACGTGCGCGGCCAACCAGTCGACCAATTCGCCCA
Proteins encoded in this window:
- a CDS encoding glycosyltransferase family 2 protein → MTSLADVLAGRDNDHRPHTTAFTARTRLGWHTPTPPEAGEGTGVSVVIPAHNNDYSLPAVLDALDARRHLQTRVEVIVVDDASTDDTGRIAAKHRAVDRVMRFPQKRGPAAARNLGTFLATWPTVIYLDADMVIAPHVLTDMAVRAHPELVLVGFRQNVPYSRGRDDTPIVPGLEPDLAADHRVLWKPPVGKPMFYSGQVYTAPLVGHPLDDTDDFRDLGNGRAYFDWDLPRMLVTALVAVPRAKVADVGGFDPGFGPDGWGSEDTHLGAALAAAGCKIVPLRQARGWHIDPPDADAAWQAKFATAAARIAHYRHLLTLPAPTGKAGEFAATGARLLTETEDLR
- a CDS encoding DUF6884 domain-containing protein; this encodes MTSLGHLAGRRCIVACSAEKTFTTHPVPALDLYQGGAVPPLRARLGGQPALRSRVRILSAEHGLIGADELLLPYDRPLDADRAVQLRPLVREQLAAEESGAPVTEWLVIAEPLYLVLLADLLAHPARPQLHWVHDHAHGWPQAAAVLDGWGWP
- a CDS encoding formylglycine-generating enzyme family protein is translated as MITETALGSPLRWIRVPGGVCLYGDNATPRPVADLWWTATPVTNAQIGGVGEPDWPVTGLSHASAAALATALGGRLAKVTEWEWAASGPRRRPWPWGERDWTSRHARLSGGDLPLDVPGPVAAHPDGATPLGLLDMAGLVWEWTASAVPGGGHQVRGGSFASRPLYARTTFLNAAPSELCSEGIGLRVVRAA